From the Terriglobia bacterium genome, the window CTCAAAGCCCGCTCATAGCGCCCCACAGCTTCAGGCCAGGTGTCTTTGTTCCAGGAAAGAACTTGAGCCGAGTCAACCAGTAACTCCACATTGTTGGGATCAACGCGAAGCCCTTCCTCGTAAACAGCAAGTGACTCGGGCCTTGTGGTCATATTCCAGCTCAGGATTTGCGCGAGCTTGAGCCGCGAAGCAATGTCATCAGGATGGGCTTTTACGTTTTCACGCAGGCGCGCAAGCGCTGCTGGCCGATCGTTCTGGGTCCAGCTCAACACCTCGGCGTATGCCGTGCAATAATCCGGCTGGCGGCTATCGAGTTCACAGGCACGATGCAGAAGGTCAAGAGCTTCTTCGCGTCCTCCGGGCTGCCAGCTCTTCATCGACCCAAGCCGGTACAGCGCGTCCGCATTCTGCGGTTGCAGCTTAATAATTTGTTCCAGCACGGGAACGGCTTCACGCCACTTGCCGCTGCTTTCCAGCAAGGCGGCAAGAGATTGCAGCGCAGCAAGATTTTGCGGGTCCTTTTGTAGCTGGGCCCGAATCGAGGCTTCAGTGCTACCCGCAGCCCCTGCGGCGGACTGTTGGGGCTGAGCGCCAAAGGCCAACGCAGCGCAGCATACCAGCGGGAGAACAAGAGAAATGAAGTATGGCCGAGAGGTTTTCATGCGCTTTCCTCCGTCTGGCTGTCATGCGTCAGGCTCAAGACAGCGTCCTCCTTCGGGGCGACCTCCCAGAAGAGGTGTTTGGAGATTTCATCCTGATCGGCGACGGAGATTTTGTCGAACCGTATGCCGTTGGATAACTTGAGACGGCCGTTCGCCTTGTACGCCTTGTTGCGCACCACTCTTCCTGAGGTATGTACAGTGCGCTGCGGCAGCCAGAGCTCCACATCAACAGCCGTGCCTGGAACAATCGCGGTTTCAAGATTTACGGAAACACCGTTCCGGTTGAGGTCGCGCGCAAACTGTTCGCAGCGCACGATCTTCCCGGTCGGGTCAGTGAAGGAAACCTTGATGGGAGCGTCAAGATGCGAGCGGAAGCGATAGCCGGAGCGCAACTCCGTACGCCGGAGTGAGCGCCAGACCACCAAGTTCAGCATTACCAGGAACACTGCGGACCAGAAAAGATTGATGGCCAGCGCCCAGAATACGTATCCATACAAAGGAACGTGAAGGACGCGCACGGTTCCCACCACGAGTACCGCCACCAGCGCAACAATCAGTAACACCGGCAGCAGAAGCTGGCTAATGCGTGCGGAAGAAGCACGGGCTTTGGGCGTAACAGTAAATTTGCTGTCACTTTGGAACAGGCCGCCCAGGCTTCCCATAAGCACCTGCATCTTGAGCAGGTTGAAGTTTTCACTGGCGATAAAGTTGCGCACACTGCCCTGTATCAGCACGGAGCATGCAAGGTTCAGGAAGAAGTACGGCAAAAAGAAACTGGCATACGACACGGGGTCAGTAAACAACGGAAACGCCAGGAACAGGAGCGAGATGATCGGCGTTAGAACAAAAGCCAGCTTCACAAAGCTGGTCCAGTAAAAATAAAACGAGCTGAAGTAAGCCAGCTTTTGCCCGAAATTCAGCTTCGAGCTGAAAAGAGGCTTTTCCGCCCGCAATACCTGCATTGATCCTCTGCCCCAGCGGCTCCACTGCGTGGCAAAGCCTTCATAGGTCTGCGGGGCCAGTCCGCGCGCAAGGGTGCGATTGAAATACAGCACGCGCCATCCCTGCTTCTGCATTCTCAGGCCGGTGTGCATGTCTTCAGTGATGGTGTTGGTGGGGAAGCCGCCGATTTCTTCCAGGGCCTTGCGGCGGATGATCCCCGGGCTTCCACAATAAAACGCGGCGTTATGCCGGTCCTTGCCGGGTTGAATAATGCTGAAGAAGAGTTCCTGCTGCTGCCAACCGGCGCGGGTTTCCCAGTTCACCAGATGCTGGAAGGAATCCAGATTGTAAAAATTCTGGGTCGATTGCACGATGGCTACTTCTGGGTCGGCAAAGAAGCCCAGCATCTCATCAATTAAATTGGGCATGGCGACGTGATCGGCATCCAGCGTGACAATGAATTCCCCAGTCGTCTGTTTCAACGCATTGTTCAGGTTTCCGGCCTTGGCGTGCTTGTGGTCGTCGCGCGTGAGGTAGCCGCACTTGAGTTCCTGGGCCAGCAGGCGGACATCTTCGCGTCGGCCATCATCAAGAATGAAAGTTTTGTGCGGATACGTCATACCGATGGCGCAGATAACTGTTTCCCTCAACAATTCAACCGGCTCGTTGTAGGTTGGGATGAACACATCCACTTCTCGCCCAGCGAGCGGCTTGGGCGCGTGGTAATGCGTCGGGTTCCACCCAATGAAATAGAACAGGCCGCTCTCAAGAAAGCTCAGAATTTCAGCCGCCAGAAACGTGTAGAAGAAAATTTTGGCGGCCGGGTTCATGGTATGAAGGACGCGCCAGTAAAAATAGCGAAGAGTAAAAAGAGTCGCCAGCACCATGGCCAGGCGCATGATTGCCAGCTTGAGCTGCCCGTGAGGTGAAAGCTTCTTAATGGGCACTGCTGCCACAGGGGCCTGAAGGCTCCGGGGGCTGGAAATATCTGCGCGGTCATGAACGTCAGGGAGTTGTTCGCGAATCATTTGGCCTCACTAGCCGGAAAATCTGGGCCTATGGCCACCGATCGTCCGAGGCATCAAGCGTGACTTTGAGCACGCTCTTTGCAGCTTGTGCAAATTTATGCATTGAGACTACCGAACGGCGGAAAGAAAGGATGTGATTGCGGTCACCAACCGGTTTCAAAATCGTAAAAGCGACGTGAATCGCACAAATGGCGAAGCGGGCATGGAGTGGAAATATAATTACTCGCGGCTTCATCAACCAAAATCCAACGGTCACAAGCAGGGGATAAGAGACGCGGCAGTTTTTTAGAAATGACTGTAACTCTTTAAGCCTTTTCCCATGCCGTCACAAAAGCGGAACTGCGAGTAAAAACAGGATACCTAGACTATGGTGCGAATCGATGAAACAAGGCGGCAGCCGTAGATCTCATGCCAAGGCGTGACAGCAGACGGAAGGAACCAGGCAGACTCGTTATTCATTCGGGTGATCATAGTCAAAAAAGGAGTTCTCCTATTCAGAAACGCTACCGGGGCGCACCTGATAAGCTTTTCCTGGTTTCATGCAGCCCGAAGGAATAAATCAAAGTCGATGCAACGATCGGTTTTCTGGTATCACTACATGAAATCCCGGGAAAGCCCGAAAAGGGGCTTGGCAATGAAATGCGTTATTTACAAAGAACGGAAAGGGAGTGAGACATGGCTTGTAACCTCAAAGTGGATCAGAGTGGGAGTGTGGATTTTCTTGGGTCTTCTGGGGCCACTGTAACGCTTAAATTGACGGCTCCTGACGGTGTAGATGCTGAAATTGTTCATCTTCGGTATGCAGGCACCGGTGTTTCGCAGTCTCCGTTTAGTTTCACCCAGAAAAGCGGGACCAATCTTCTGGTTGTTGTAGTGGAAGCGAGCAAAGCTGGAGCTTTGATTCAACTTAGGGAAGATTGCGGGGACGGCAGCGACAACGTGCTCTCAAGCTTTCACTACGATCCACAAAATCCGGCTCCGGGATTTTTTGTTAAGAGCACATAAAAAATCGCGAGGAAAGGAACTGATCTATGGCAAAACGTGCGTTTTTTCTTTTGACCCTAATGCTTGGAGCTCTCCCGTGCTTCGCGCAGAAACACCCGATTGATAGTTACACGAGCAATGCGGACTTTAATGATGCTGCCGCCGGTGCGCCGGGAAGCCGTGACAATGCCAAGATCTTGGCCATCTTGCCCGTGAGGAAATCCACTAGTTTTGCCAATTACGTAGCGGCCAAGACCGCGAAGGTGGATTACGCTACCCTGCTGCA encodes:
- a CDS encoding glycosyltransferase, with the translated sequence MIREQLPDVHDRADISSPRSLQAPVAAVPIKKLSPHGQLKLAIMRLAMVLATLFTLRYFYWRVLHTMNPAAKIFFYTFLAAEILSFLESGLFYFIGWNPTHYHAPKPLAGREVDVFIPTYNEPVELLRETVICAIGMTYPHKTFILDDGRREDVRLLAQELKCGYLTRDDHKHAKAGNLNNALKQTTGEFIVTLDADHVAMPNLIDEMLGFFADPEVAIVQSTQNFYNLDSFQHLVNWETRAGWQQQELFFSIIQPGKDRHNAAFYCGSPGIIRRKALEEIGGFPTNTITEDMHTGLRMQKQGWRVLYFNRTLARGLAPQTYEGFATQWSRWGRGSMQVLRAEKPLFSSKLNFGQKLAYFSSFYFYWTSFVKLAFVLTPIISLLFLAFPLFTDPVSYASFFLPYFFLNLACSVLIQGSVRNFIASENFNLLKMQVLMGSLGGLFQSDSKFTVTPKARASSARISQLLLPVLLIVALVAVLVVGTVRVLHVPLYGYVFWALAINLFWSAVFLVMLNLVVWRSLRRTELRSGYRFRSHLDAPIKVSFTDPTGKIVRCEQFARDLNRNGVSVNLETAIVPGTAVDVELWLPQRTVHTSGRVVRNKAYKANGRLKLSNGIRFDKISVADQDEISKHLFWEVAPKEDAVLSLTHDSQTEESA